In bacterium, the DNA window AAAGGCGATACGCAATTTCATCCAATAATAACCATAGCTGACAGAGCTGTCAATTCCCTGATGGCCGGAACGATAATGGGCAAATTCGAAATAAAGGTCTTTAAGCAGAGCGATGGGTTTGATCAAAGCATAGGGCGTACTGATAAAAAATCCGACCAAGATTAACAGAATGCCCCACAACAGTCGTTTGGGGTACAGAGAAATCTTACGTTCGCGATGGAGCCAGTAATGGGCCAGCAGCATCGCGCCGATGCTCCAAATCGCCGTGTATTTGACGCCGATGGCAAATCCAATCACTAGACCGTTGAGCAGATAGAGTCCGGTTCTCGGACCTTTTTGATAAAGCACGATGGAACAGACGATGGCGACGAGCACCGCCGTGCTCATGGGCAGATCAACGGTGATAAAGTACGAATGGCCGATATGGAGAGAAGAAAAAGTCAAAATAGCGGCTGCCGTGAGACCCATCCAACTGTTCATCAGCCGTTGGGCCAAATAAAAGGTCAGCAGCACACTCAGTGTGGCCAGCAGAACGGTGAACAATCGACCAGCGTAATAGAGATCAGTGATGGGCAAGTCCTTAAAGGAAGGGGCGCCGTCCTTAGTTCGCGCCGTCAGGAAGCAGCCGTATTGAATGGCCGCTTGTGCATAAATCATGAGGGAAGGATAATTGAAAAAGTAAGGATCCATATCGCCGGTCTCAACCATTCGATGAGCGGCGTCGAAGACATAGAACTCATCGGGATGCGTGAACAACGGGAAACCGAAAGAAGCACCGCCCGCCCGAATAGAAAAAGACACGATCAGCAATAACCCGAGCAGACAGATAACTAATAAGGATTTTTCAGCTGTAGGACGCATTAACTCTCCACATCTCGACTTGGGGCATCGACGCAATGATCACCCTAGCGATAAGGCGGTTCAGAAAAACAGATATCACTTGCCGGAGCAATCCCTCCCGGCCTCCTCAGTTCGGCCGTTCCCGGAGAGCTGAATGCCTTGGAACAATGCATCAGGATTCAGAAAACGCATCGGTCCCCGACAGAAAAAAATACATTTACTTCCGGACAATGCGATACGAGTTCTCCTATCGTTGGATTATTAAAAAAGCTGCTGAAAATTCATTTTATTGACGGCTTGCCAAAAGCGATCAGGACTTTATGCATACGGCTTCATAGATACCCTGCTGTGATGCAAATTTTACTTGGGACAAGGCCGGCAGGACAAGCAAGGTCATTTTTATTACGGCTTGGTCTGATTCGCGTTCCGGCAAACCTCCCAACAAAGCGTCTCCAATTGCTTAGCTTTATGCGACCAAGTATGAGCGCCGGCAATAAGCTCTTTGGCCTTGGCGCCCAAACGAAACCGCAAATCGGGCTTTAAAACCAACTCAGTGACCTTGGTTTCCAGATCGCCTTCCTGGTCAGGATTGTAGAAAAGCCCGTTCTCTCGATCCTGGATTAGCTCCTCCACTTGGCCGAATGGGGCAGTGACAACGGCTTTGCCATAGGCCATGTATTCAAAGATTTTGACCGGAGAATAATAAAAAAGCCGCTGCCTCATATAGGGTGCGAGCGCGATGTCAAAAATATTGATATAATTTTGGATCTGATCATGGGGT includes these proteins:
- a CDS encoding phospholipid carrier-dependent glycosyltransferase; the encoded protein is MRPTAEKSLLVICLLGLLLIVSFSIRAGGASFGFPLFTHPDEFYVFDAAHRMVETGDMDPYFFNYPSLMIYAQAAIQYGCFLTARTKDGAPSFKDLPITDLYYAGRLFTVLLATLSVLLTFYLAQRLMNSWMGLTAAAILTFSSLHIGHSYFITVDLPMSTAVLVAIVCSIVLYQKGPRTGLYLLNGLVIGFAIGVKYTAIWSIGAMLLAHYWLHRERKISLYPKRLLWGILLILVGFFISTPYALIKPIALLKDLYFEFAHYRSGHQGIDSSVSYGYYWMKLRIAF